GAAGCCTACACAGGTGCTGACAAAGCTCTGTCTGTTGGCGATAAAGTTTCCGGCCCAATCATCGGCATGTCCGGTGATAACCTTTTTGTCGACGTTGGAGCCAAAATCGACGGCATTGCTGATCGTGCTGAGTTCCTCGGCGAAGAAGGTGAACTTACCGTTGCTGAAGGTGATACCGTAGAACTCTACGTTACTGCTGTTAAAGCTGACGCAATCCATCTTTCTAAAGCTATCAGCGGCCCTGCTGGCGCAGCTATGCTCGAAGAAGCATTCAACGCAAAACTTCCTGTTGAAGGTAAAGTACTTGCTACCCGTAAGGGCGGCTTTGATGTTGAGGTTTCTAAACGTCGCGTATTCTGTCCAGTTAGCCAGATCGACACCAAATTTGTTGAAAATGCTGAAGAGTATGTTGGCAAAACATTCTCCTTCGCTATTATCAAATTTGAGCAGCGCGGTCGTAACATTGTTGTTTCCCGTCGAGCACTGCTCGAAGAGGAACAGCAGGCTGCTCGTGATGAGTTCCTCAAAAACGTTAAAGAAGGCGATCTCATTGATGTTACCATCACCCGCCTTACTAACTTTGGCGCATTTGCAGAACTCGCAACTGGCGTTGAAGGTCTCATTCACGTTTCTGAACTGTCCTGGACTCGCATTGCTCAGGCTGACGAAGCCGTCTCCGTTGGTGACAAACTGCGCGTTAAACTGCTTGGCGTAGACACCGACAAAAAAGGCCAGCTCCGCATTTCCCTTTCTGCTAAACAGGTTCAGGAAAACCCTTGGAACCGCGTTGAGTCAGAACTTACCGCTGGTGAAGTACGCGAAGGCAAAGTTGTTCGCCTCACTCCATTCGGTGCATTTGTTGAAGTGCTTCCTGGCATTGACGGTTTGGTGCACATTTCTGAAATGTCCTACACTAAACGCGTTCACAAAGCAGAAGATGTTGTCTCTGTTGGCGACATTATTTCTGTTAAAGTTAAGTCCATAGACTTAGCATCCCGTCGTATTTCCCTCAGCATGCGTGATGCTGAAGGCGATCCTTGGGCAGACATTGAAGAACGTTTCCCAGCCGGCGCTGAAGTTGAAGGCACCGTAGAGTCTTCCTCTGATTTCGGTCTGTTTATTAACATTGCTCCGGGCATTACCGGTCTTATGCCGAAGTCTCTGATGGCTAAAGCTGACAAAGCAGCAAACCTTGATGCTCTCAAATCAGGCGACAAGGTTGAAGTAACCATTTCACAGCTCCGCGCAGCAGAGCGTAAAGTTACTCTTGCTCCTAAAGGCGTTACAGCCTCTGAAGACAATTCCTGGAAAGCGCATCGTAAAACACAGACTGCTAAAGCAGAACCACAGAGCAACTTCGGTTCCTTAGGTTCCCTGCTGCAGGACGCGCTCAACAAGAAAAAATAATCTGTTGATGCACATGCGAATTAAAAGGATCAGTTTTAACTGATCCTTTTTTTTGCCCTGATTTTGTCGGGCTCAAGGTCTTCCACTATAAAAAATAACAATCTCTTCTACTTTTTTTCGTTTACAATGGCGAAATAAATATTATTTATATGGTCGGTATGACCTAATCATACCACACGGATAGAGTGCCCACCTGAGCATTTAGGAGATTTTGAATAATGACTTTTCGTAACAGACTATTTTTACTTCCTATTTTTGTACTAGTTTTTACACTAACCACTCTCCCTGCTATGGCGGATTTACCTAACTTTACCAAGTTAGCAAAAGAAGCAGGTCCCGCAGTTGTTAACATCAGCACCCAAAAAACAATTACAGTCCCCCGGAAAAACCAACCGGAGATACCAAATTTTTTCGAAAATGATCCACGCTCCCCGCTGAATGACTTCTTTAAACAATTTGAACGTTACTTCCGCAATGGTCGTCCTCGTCCCGAAACAGAGCGCTCACTCGGCTCTGGATTTATCATCTCTTCAGACGGTTTCATCGCAACTAACAACCATGTTGTAGAAGGTGCTGATGAAATCAAAGTCAATATTCTTGATGAAAACGGAGACTATGAATCATACGATGCTAAAGTCATCGGCACAGACAAATTAACCGACCTTGCCCTCTTAAAAATTGATGCTAAGCGGGAACTCCCTACGCTTAAGCTTGCTGACTTTTCTGAAGTTGAAGTCGGGCAATGGGTGCTGGCAATCGGCAACCCGTTCGGGTTAGACCATACCGTCACCAGCGGTATTGTCAGTGCTCTTGGTCGTAACATCAGCAACAATCCGTACGATAACTTCCTCCAGACCGATGCCTCCATTAACCCCGGCAACTCCGGCGGCCCGCTTCTTAACCTCAAGGGGGAAGTAATCGCCATCAACACCGCCATCATCGCCCGTGGTCAGGGTATCGGTTTTGCCATCCCGAGCTCTATTGTTAAGGACATCATCAACAAGCTGAAAACCGACAAAAAAATCCGTCGCGGCTGGCTTGGTGTTTCCATCACTAATGTAGACCCTAACATGGCGCAGGCACTTGGACTTGACGAATCAGAAGGCGCATTCATTGCACAGGTCGTACAGGGACAGCCCGCCGCAGCGGCAGGCCTGCTCGAAGGCGATATCATTTTAAAAGTAAACGGTGACAAGGTTGCAGACGCGTCAGAACTTATCCGCATTGTATCCTCCCTTACACCGGGCAGTACTGCCAAATTTACAGTGTACCGCAAAGACAAGACCATTACAGTGAAGGTGAAGC
This sequence is a window from Halodesulfovibrio aestuarii DSM 17919 = ATCC 29578. Protein-coding genes within it:
- a CDS encoding DegQ family serine endoprotease, with amino-acid sequence MTFRNRLFLLPIFVLVFTLTTLPAMADLPNFTKLAKEAGPAVVNISTQKTITVPRKNQPEIPNFFENDPRSPLNDFFKQFERYFRNGRPRPETERSLGSGFIISSDGFIATNNHVVEGADEIKVNILDENGDYESYDAKVIGTDKLTDLALLKIDAKRELPTLKLADFSEVEVGQWVLAIGNPFGLDHTVTSGIVSALGRNISNNPYDNFLQTDASINPGNSGGPLLNLKGEVIAINTAIIARGQGIGFAIPSSIVKDIINKLKTDKKIRRGWLGVSITNVDPNMAQALGLDESEGAFIAQVVQGQPAAAAGLLEGDIILKVNGDKVADASELIRIVSSLTPGSTAKFTVYRKDKTITVKVKLGERDSEDQQQAPQKGSKPTNSDIKELGLTLAPLDVKTAQALGIKDIKGLLITDIAQDSVAARAELRAGDVILEANLTPVNSVKEFLNILKTQGEKRGAMLLKVVRQQQVMFRTMTLEK
- a CDS encoding 30S ribosomal protein S1; protein product: MTGSEDSRQNGTMENFEEMLEAYTGADKALSVGDKVSGPIIGMSGDNLFVDVGAKIDGIADRAEFLGEEGELTVAEGDTVELYVTAVKADAIHLSKAISGPAGAAMLEEAFNAKLPVEGKVLATRKGGFDVEVSKRRVFCPVSQIDTKFVENAEEYVGKTFSFAIIKFEQRGRNIVVSRRALLEEEQQAARDEFLKNVKEGDLIDVTITRLTNFGAFAELATGVEGLIHVSELSWTRIAQADEAVSVGDKLRVKLLGVDTDKKGQLRISLSAKQVQENPWNRVESELTAGEVREGKVVRLTPFGAFVEVLPGIDGLVHISEMSYTKRVHKAEDVVSVGDIISVKVKSIDLASRRISLSMRDAEGDPWADIEERFPAGAEVEGTVESSSDFGLFINIAPGITGLMPKSLMAKADKAANLDALKSGDKVEVTISQLRAAERKVTLAPKGVTASEDNSWKAHRKTQTAKAEPQSNFGSLGSLLQDALNKKK